From Staphylococcus sp. IVB6214:
TGCATTGATATTGAAGCCGTGTGTAAGGAAGATACCTATTGTGTCTTCTTTACTTGTATTGTTCCATATAATACGAATAGAGAGGTTAATGAATGATGACTGAAACTTCAAAATATAAGCGTGTAGTCTTAAAACTTAGTGGAGAAGCATTGGCAGGAGAAAAAGGATTTGGTATCAATCCAATCATTATTAAAAGTATTGCGCAACAAGTTGCAGAAGTTGCCAAACTAGACACAGAAGTTGCTGTAATTGTCGGTGGTGGAAACATTTGGCGTGGTAAAACAGGCAGTGACTTAGGTATGGATCGTGGAACAGCGGACTATATGGGAATGCTTGCAACAGTAATGAATGCATTAGCATTACAAGACAGCCTTGAGCAACTTGACTGCGATACACGTGTATTAACATCAATTGAGATGAAACAAGTCGCAGAACCATATATCCGTCGTCGTGCAATTCGTCATTTAGAAAAGAAACGTGTTGTTATTTTTGCTGCCGGCATCGGTAACCCATACTTCTCAACAGATACTACTGCTGCATTGCGTGCGGCTGAAGTAGAAGCTGAAGTAATCTTGATGGGTAAAAATAACGTAGATGGTGTTTATTCTGCAGATCCAAAGGTAGATCCTAACGCACAAAAATATGAGCGTTTAACTTATATTCAATTACTACAAGAAGGATTGCAAGTAATGGATTCTACAGCCTCTTCATTCTGTATGGACAATGATATTCCATTAAAAGTCTTCTCTATTATGGAAGAAGGAAATATCAAACGTGCTGTATTAGGTGAAGATATCGGAACAATCATTACGAAATAATTTAGAGGTGAGTTATTAATGAATGCAATTATTAAAGACGCAAAAGATCGTATGAAAAAATCTGCTGAGAACTTATCACGAGAATTAGCACAAATTAACGCAGGTCGTGCAAATTCTAACTTATTAGCAGGCGTGAACGCAGATTACTATGGTGCGCCAACACCTGTTCAACAATTGGCGAGCATTAATGTACCTGAAGCACGTTTATTAGTGATTTCTCCATATGACAAAACATCATTGAAAGAAATCGAACGCGCAATTATTGCTGCAAACTTAGGTGTGAACCCTACAAGTGACGGGGAAGTTATTCGTATCACAATCCCAGCTTTAACAGAAGAGCGACGTAAAGAACTCGTTAAAGATGTGAAAAAAGCAGGGGAAAATGCGAAAGTTTCTGTTCGTAATATTCGTCGTGATGCCAACGACTCATTGAAGAAGCAAGAGAAAAATGGTGAAATCTCAGAAGATGAATTACGTGTTTCTTCAGATGAAGTTCAAGACGTTACAAATGACGCAATCAAAGAAATCGATCAACTCGTTGCAGATAAAGAAAAAGATATTCTATCTGTATAGATAAAATGTAGTGTGGTTATTGATCTGTGATTGCCAA
This genomic window contains:
- the frr gene encoding ribosome recycling factor; translated protein: MNAIIKDAKDRMKKSAENLSRELAQINAGRANSNLLAGVNADYYGAPTPVQQLASINVPEARLLVISPYDKTSLKEIERAIIAANLGVNPTSDGEVIRITIPALTEERRKELVKDVKKAGENAKVSVRNIRRDANDSLKKQEKNGEISEDELRVSSDEVQDVTNDAIKEIDQLVADKEKDILSV
- the pyrH gene encoding UMP kinase, whose translation is MTETSKYKRVVLKLSGEALAGEKGFGINPIIIKSIAQQVAEVAKLDTEVAVIVGGGNIWRGKTGSDLGMDRGTADYMGMLATVMNALALQDSLEQLDCDTRVLTSIEMKQVAEPYIRRRAIRHLEKKRVVIFAAGIGNPYFSTDTTAALRAAEVEAEVILMGKNNVDGVYSADPKVDPNAQKYERLTYIQLLQEGLQVMDSTASSFCMDNDIPLKVFSIMEEGNIKRAVLGEDIGTIITK